Below is a window of Mesotoga infera DNA.
GCCAGACATATACGAATGTCAGGACCATTACGAGTGAAATCCTAAGCCAGTCGACCTTGTCGAAGCCGCCCGACTTGAAGGTCTTACTCAAGATTGCCTGGAATATTAGAGAAATTGCCATTGCCAGGAGAATGACGCCCATAATCAACGGGAAAAGGCCTGGCGCGAGCGACCAGGAACCGTAAGGGTTCATTCCCGCCGAGGCAACGATAACAAACACGGCAATTGTCGCAAAGAAAACGCCTTCAATTATCTGAAAATTTACGCGACCGCTTGTCTTCTCTTTCATGAAAACCTCCAAAGACGGTAGACACGAGGTCTACCGTCGATAGATCAGAATCTTTCTATTCCAAAGTCTGCGGGACTGTTTGGAGCCACGCCGGCGTCATACAGAAGCCATGTGACGATTGAAGTCCAGCGGTTCCAGTAGTCGATAACATCGTCGCCCTGCACGTCGTGCATTCTGTTATAAAAGCTTCCTTCGGTGAATTCAAGCCATCCGGCATCTTGAACGGCCTTCTGAGCAGCCTCCAGAAGAAATTCCTTGACTTCAGGCGGAGTGCCCTCTTTAACAAGGATACAGTTCGGGAAGGTCAAAGGCAGGTAACGTTCCATTTCTGGAATTGCATCGGCAATCGGCGGGACTTCAGGGATTGCTGCAGATCTTTCATCTTTTGTGTAGACTGCGAGGGCCCTTAGGTCACCGGTCTTCAAGTAGTCTAGGACTGTACCGATATTTCCGAAAGTGAAATCGACCTGACCGCTTATCGTTGCGAGCATTGCAGGGCTGCCGCCTCCGAACGGGGTCATGGAAACATCAAGTCCTACTTCTTTCAGCAGAAGTCCCTGGATGTGTCCGCTTGCACCCGGACCGGAGTATGACATCTTGATCTTTCCGGGGTTTTCTTTGATTGCCGTAACGAGTTCATCCATAGTCTGATACGGCGAGTTGCCTGGAACGACGACTACTTTCATATCTTCGACCAGCATCATTATGCCTTCGAAGTTATCGAAACCCAGTTTGCCCGTTCCCATAACTCTGAAGACTCCTGGAGTCTCTGCAGAGAGAAGCAGTGTATAACCGTCTGCCGGTTTGGAGTAAGCAAAATCTGTACCAATGGCTCCAGAGGCGCCCGGTTGGTTCAGCACGATCACCGAAACACCCAGCTGCTTTTCAAGATAAGGCGCAAATGCCCTTCCCACTCTGTCTGTAATACCGCCGGCGGCCCACGGGATAACTAAAGTAACGGCTTTTGTTGGATATGATGCAAGGATCGAAACTGCAATAACAAGAACTAGCGAAAACAGAAGAACTTTCTTCATTACCATCCACCTCCTCGGAATCGGAAAACGTTTGCCATTTCAGAATATATAGATTATACTTCATTGCATGGCAAAATTCAAAATTCAAATATCTCACAATTGATTATTTCCTAACTCTTAATGTATAATGTTTACAAGCAAGAAGGAAGATACTGCTTTTTTCCTCAAAGAAGAGATTCTCAATCTTTTCTTCGGGATCGGGCGGCAGAAATGATGACTGTTAGAGAGAAGTCAGATGGTTTTTTGCAGTTTTGGGAAAAGGTTTTCCAAGATTTTTGGAGGCAGAATTATGAATAAGGACGAATCTGTTTTATCGACCTCTGGCAGTAAACTTTCGATATACGCTCTGCTTGTTTCGGCGTATTTCTTTTCTTACTTTTTTAGAGTCTCGGCTTCTGTGAGCCTTCCCATAGTCTCGGCGGAATGGGGGATGAGCGCTTCCCTTGTGGGTTTCATATCCAGTTCATATTTCTATGCGTATGCCTTCATGCAACCAATTAGCGGAGCGCTGAACGACAGGTTTGGCCCACTCAAGATTGTATCCCTCGGTATGCTTACGACAGGAATTGGAGCTCTTCTCTTTGGCTTTGCCACAAACCCTGTGATGCTCGGCACGGGCAGGTTGCTGACTGGATTGGGCCTTGCTCCAATGCTCTCGGGGGTTCTCGTTTTTCAGTCGCACTCTTTTCACAGGGACAAGTACTCTTTCTTTTCTGGCATAACCTATACTCTTGGAAATTTTGGAGCGGTGATTTCCGTTGCCCCGCTCGCCTTTGCTCTCGATCAGTTCGGTAGAAAGAACGTTTTCATACTGCTCGCAGTCCTCAACTTTGCGCTTGCGGCCTCGCTTATAATCCTGAGGAGAAAGGACCCCGTTACAGTGGTAGGCAGCACTACTGAGAGAATCAGCTTCCTTGACAACCTGAAGGATTCGTTCAGAAAGATCTTCAAGTCAAGACAGCTGAAGCTGATGCTTATACTTTGGGGGACTTCTTTCGGCTCTTTAATGGCCTTGCAGGGACTCTGGGCCGTTACATGGTATCAGTCGGCATACGGTGTTTCATATGGAACTGCGAGTCTCTGGTCAACGCTGATAAGCATCGGGGTAATGGTTGGAAATTTTGTGGGAGCATATATAGCGAGGCCAGCAAGACTGAGGCTAATTGCAATTACCGTCTCATGTGTATCTTACGGCGCAGCGTGGATTATATTCTGGTTGTCTATGAAGAGCCAGCTGCCGATTCTCGTACCCGGGATCGTTGGATTTTTCCTCGGCTTCTTTGCAGGCGTCACTTACGACCATCTGACTGGGGGAGTGAATGATCTGGCTGTGAAAGGGCGCGGAGGCTCTCTCTTTGGAGGAATGAATCTCTTCACTTTCATATCTGTGATCATATTTCAGTCCGGAACGGGATTTCTCGTTCAGCGTTTCTCATCATCCGGCGGAGCTGAAGCTGAAGTAAATGCCTTCAATTCGACTTTTGGGATAGTGACCTTGCTGGTTATAATAAGTTTAGTAGCTCTGCCTTTTCTGAAATCCTTTTCAGAGCAGAGAGGTGATTTACAGTAAAAAAGAGCGACAGGGTCACGATAAAGCAGGTTGCTGACTACGCCGGACTTTCGGCGGCAACGGTCTCGAGAGTTATCAACGCTTCGAGACCAGTGCGAGAGGATCTTCAGACCAAGGTTTGGGAGGCCGTGAAGAAGCTCAACTACAGGCCCAACGTTGCCGCAAGATTCATGAAGGGCCAGACGACCAATACCATTGGGATGCTCGTTCCGGATGTATCACACCCCTTTTTCAGTGCTATGATTGCCGGGGCGATCTTGAAGGCTCAGGAAATAGAACACGTGATAATAATCTCGACTGCTGATGGAAAGAGGGAAGTTGAAAAGGCAGCAATCGACAGCCTTGCAAGGACCGTTGTGGATGGCCTTATATACTGTCCGGTATCCACGGGAGACCCGCTTCCCGAAATAGAGAGCTTCAAAGATCTCCCGATAGTTGTTGTAGGAAGAAGAAATGTCTTCGAATCAAAGCCTCACGTCTATACTGATAACGTGAAAGGTGGCTATCTTGCCACCCGGTACCTCCTGAGACTCGGCAGAAAGAGAGTAGGATTTCTCGCCGGCTTCTGGTCAACACCCTGCACTGTAGACAATATAAGAGAAGTAGCTTCCAGCAAGGAGGCGGGCAAATACACCACCCTCGATAGATATTCAGGATACAGGAGGGCTCTTGATGAGGAGGGCATAGAATACGATCCTTCTCTCATCGTGTTGTGCGGGTACAGCTACGAGGCCGGTTATGAAGCGGCAAGAGAGTTGTTGGAGAGAATGATCGAGGTTGATTCTGTCATCGCTGCTAACGACCTGGTGGCAGCTGGAGTGATAGCCTTCTTCACGGATCAGGGCGTTAATGTCCCCGATCAGATATCTGTCGTAGGCTATGACAACAACCTGATTGCCCCA
It encodes the following:
- a CDS encoding tripartite tricarboxylate transporter TctB family protein; translated protein: MKEKTSGRVNFQIIEGVFFATIAVFVIVASAGMNPYGSWSLAPGLFPLIMGVILLAMAISLIFQAILSKTFKSGGFDKVDWLRISLVMVLTFVYVWLVPIIGFIAVSIPYLALMLLLLGEKRWWLIGIISVGTTLGLYYAFGVLLSVYLP
- a CDS encoding tripartite tricarboxylate transporter substrate binding protein — its product is MKKVLLFSLVLVIAVSILASYPTKAVTLVIPWAAGGITDRVGRAFAPYLEKQLGVSVIVLNQPGASGAIGTDFAYSKPADGYTLLLSAETPGVFRVMGTGKLGFDNFEGIMMLVEDMKVVVVPGNSPYQTMDELVTAIKENPGKIKMSYSGPGASGHIQGLLLKEVGLDVSMTPFGGGSPAMLATISGQVDFTFGNIGTVLDYLKTGDLRALAVYTKDERSAAIPEVPPIADAIPEMERYLPLTFPNCILVKEGTPPEVKEFLLEAAQKAVQDAGWLEFTEGSFYNRMHDVQGDDVIDYWNRWTSIVTWLLYDAGVAPNSPADFGIERF
- a CDS encoding MFS transporter, yielding MNKDESVLSTSGSKLSIYALLVSAYFFSYFFRVSASVSLPIVSAEWGMSASLVGFISSSYFYAYAFMQPISGALNDRFGPLKIVSLGMLTTGIGALLFGFATNPVMLGTGRLLTGLGLAPMLSGVLVFQSHSFHRDKYSFFSGITYTLGNFGAVISVAPLAFALDQFGRKNVFILLAVLNFALAASLIILRRKDPVTVVGSTTERISFLDNLKDSFRKIFKSRQLKLMLILWGTSFGSLMALQGLWAVTWYQSAYGVSYGTASLWSTLISIGVMVGNFVGAYIARPARLRLIAITVSCVSYGAAWIIFWLSMKSQLPILVPGIVGFFLGFFAGVTYDHLTGGVNDLAVKGRGGSLFGGMNLFTFISVIIFQSGTGFLVQRFSSSGGAEAEVNAFNSTFGIVTLLVIISLVALPFLKSFSEQRGDLQ
- a CDS encoding LacI family transcriptional regulator, producing the protein MKQVADYAGLSAATVSRVINASRPVREDLQTKVWEAVKKLNYRPNVAARFMKGQTTNTIGMLVPDVSHPFFSAMIAGAILKAQEIEHVIIISTADGKREVEKAAIDSLARTVVDGLIYCPVSTGDPLPEIESFKDLPIVVVGRRNVFESKPHVYTDNVKGGYLATRYLLRLGRKRVGFLAGFWSTPCTVDNIREVASSKEAGKYTTLDRYSGYRRALDEEGIEYDPSLIVLCGYSYEAGYEAARELLERMIEVDSVIAANDLVAAGVIAFFTDQGVNVPDQISVVGYDNNLIAPITIPTLTSVDQDPRTLGSESVVALSKILSGKRVSDTIIDVKLTIRNSTSVMHH